One stretch of Sporocytophaga myxococcoides DSM 11118 DNA includes these proteins:
- a CDS encoding zinc-dependent alcohol dehydrogenase, which translates to MLAMNYRGPGRVRAEEKPMPEILHPEDCIVKVLRSCICGSDLHLYNGNVPDTRVGTTFGHEFVGEVVELGSEVHKLKLGDKVLVPFNIACGKCSFCRQGLYGNCHESNPEATAVGGIFGYSHTAGGYDGGQAEYVRVPYANFGPTIIPEGMDLDDAVLLTDVVPTGYQAAEMGGIQPGDTVVIFGAGPIGIMAAKCSWLFGAGRVIVIDQNEFRLEFVKNYAKCESYNFKSIEDPVQFIKQTTDWLGADVCIDAVGAEAAGSAMQTITGRKTLLQAGSATALFWAINSVKKGGIVSIVGVYGPTGNLVPIGNVLNKGITIRANQASVKRLLPKLIDHVQKGTIKPKELITHRMPLRNVSDAYRIFSDKLDNCIKPILIPPTAKE; encoded by the coding sequence ATGCTTGCAATGAATTATCGGGGCCCAGGAAGGGTCCGTGCAGAAGAAAAGCCAATGCCTGAAATCCTTCATCCGGAGGATTGTATAGTAAAAGTGTTACGTTCATGCATTTGTGGATCTGACCTGCATTTATATAATGGAAATGTACCTGATACACGTGTAGGTACGACTTTTGGTCATGAGTTCGTGGGAGAAGTAGTAGAGTTGGGATCAGAGGTCCATAAGTTAAAGCTCGGAGATAAGGTATTGGTGCCATTCAATATTGCTTGCGGAAAATGTTCTTTCTGCAGACAGGGATTGTATGGCAATTGTCATGAATCTAATCCTGAAGCTACAGCAGTGGGTGGTATCTTCGGATATTCTCATACTGCAGGTGGATACGATGGAGGACAAGCAGAGTATGTAAGGGTACCTTATGCAAATTTTGGACCTACTATTATACCGGAAGGAATGGATCTTGATGATGCAGTATTGTTAACAGACGTAGTTCCCACTGGCTACCAGGCAGCGGAGATGGGTGGAATCCAGCCAGGAGATACGGTGGTAATATTTGGTGCAGGGCCAATTGGAATAATGGCAGCTAAATGTTCATGGTTGTTTGGTGCAGGAAGAGTCATTGTCATTGACCAGAATGAATTCAGGCTGGAGTTTGTAAAGAACTACGCTAAATGCGAGTCCTATAACTTCAAATCGATTGAAGATCCTGTACAATTTATCAAACAAACTACTGACTGGCTTGGCGCTGACGTTTGCATTGATGCCGTGGGTGCCGAAGCAGCCGGTAGTGCTATGCAGACAATAACAGGAAGAAAAACACTGTTACAGGCAGGTTCTGCTACTGCTTTATTCTGGGCTATCAACTCGGTAAAAAAAGGTGGTATTGTCTCTATTGTAGGTGTATATGGACCTACAGGAAATCTCGTACCTATAGGTAACGTATTGAATAAAGGTATTACAATACGTGCTAATCAGGCTTCTGTAAAAAGGCTGTTACCTAAACTGATCGATCACGTTCAGAAAGGAACCATCAAGCCAAAAGAGCTAATTACTCACAGAATGCCATTAAGGAATGTATCTGATGCATACAGAATCTTTTCGGATAAACTGGACAACTGTATCAAACCTATTCTGATTCCACCTACAGCAAAAGAATAA
- a CDS encoding choice-of-anchor Q domain-containing protein, which translates to MKKFYISIVFLFAFNVLSATTFTVLNKNDAGPGSLRQCIADANADLTATMENPHIIHFNLADGSREISLLSALPAIENHLVVDGQAEYVKILGGSGFRVFEIKSGKYVFFSSLILSKGSLTSGVGGCILNSGGLWLDNVSVDGNEIIGNGYGGGIYNNGYLEITNSWIINNHNTGGESNSGGGICSSVNGRVKISKTTIGANWTSSGGGGLFNNGREVELSDMTFVNNMGGEGGALCNRNYAILTNVTMFNNQAQIGGAISSYWNTILINCTISANDIGGGIYVNKSTDVTLTNTIVTGNRGSLTKTKEDIYSTSEAFISATNCLFGNVGKWLTIEGPNNEMGITPESAFGTGSTNGFFNGSKIETISLTEGALAINAGTTESAPSKDQCGQERVEQIDIGAFEYQYSLASISAQKQHDVKIFSDYSNGHYRFEVDNTMQGNYEWKVIDINGRVLQSSNNASKQNDPSFDLSSYPQGIYILIVSSHKGISTKEVVKL; encoded by the coding sequence ATGAAAAAATTTTACATCTCTATTGTATTCTTATTTGCTTTTAATGTTCTGAGTGCTACCACATTCACAGTTTTAAATAAAAATGACGCCGGTCCAGGTTCTCTGAGACAATGTATTGCAGATGCCAATGCAGACCTTACAGCAACAATGGAAAATCCACATATTATCCATTTTAATCTGGCAGATGGAAGTAGAGAAATCTCCTTGCTCTCTGCTCTTCCTGCAATTGAAAATCATTTAGTTGTAGATGGCCAAGCTGAATATGTAAAAATTTTAGGCGGATCAGGGTTTAGAGTATTTGAAATAAAATCCGGAAAGTATGTATTCTTCAGCTCGTTAATACTTTCAAAGGGAAGTTTAACTTCAGGAGTTGGAGGATGTATTTTAAATTCAGGAGGTTTATGGCTGGACAACGTCAGTGTAGATGGAAATGAGATCATAGGTAATGGATATGGAGGGGGAATTTATAATAACGGTTATCTGGAAATTACAAATAGTTGGATTATCAATAACCACAATACAGGGGGAGAATCAAATTCCGGAGGAGGAATTTGCAGTAGTGTAAATGGCAGAGTGAAGATTTCCAAAACTACAATTGGTGCTAATTGGACGTCATCTGGAGGCGGAGGACTTTTTAATAACGGAAGAGAGGTCGAGCTTTCAGATATGACTTTTGTCAATAATATGGGTGGAGAAGGGGGAGCTTTATGTAATAGAAATTATGCCATATTAACCAACGTGACTATGTTTAACAATCAGGCACAGATAGGAGGGGCAATTAGCAGCTACTGGAATACTATACTGATCAACTGCACCATTAGCGCTAATGATATAGGAGGAGGTATTTATGTAAATAAAAGCACCGATGTAACCCTTACAAATACGATTGTTACGGGAAATAGAGGTAGCCTGACTAAAACTAAAGAAGATATCTACAGCACGTCAGAGGCTTTTATAAGCGCTACTAATTGCTTATTTGGTAACGTTGGTAAGTGGTTAACAATTGAAGGTCCTAACAACGAAATGGGTATTACCCCTGAATCTGCCTTTGGTACGGGAAGTACCAACGGATTTTTTAACGGATCAAAAATAGAAACTATATCATTGACAGAAGGTGCACTGGCCATTAATGCAGGGACCACTGAAAGTGCACCTTCCAAGGATCAATGCGGTCAGGAAAGGGTAGAACAAATAGATATAGGAGCATTTGAATACCAGTATTCTCTAGCCTCTATATCAGCACAAAAACAACACGATGTAAAGATCTTCTCCGACTACAGTAATGGTCATTATAGATTTGAAGTGGACAATACCATGCAAGGAAACTATGAGTGGAAAGTGATCGATATTAATGGAAGAGTTTTGCAAAGCAGTAATAACGCAAGCAAACAGAATGATCCATCGTTTGACTTGTCCTCTTATCCACAAGGAATCTATATACTTATAGTTAGTTCTCATAAAGGAATTAGTACTAAGGAAGTGGTGAAATTGTGA
- a CDS encoding T9SS type A sorting domain-containing protein, with translation MKKLFLQIVLLFYCITTWAQQPFQYVSKWGVTGSEAGQFRQPRELLVDRDGNIVVLDVNNFRVQKFTPEGEFLSQFGRGGEGPGMLNGPTGIAVNSKGEIYISDNFNHRIQKFIPSGGFASMWGSEGTGKGQFKNIGDLAIDKFDNVYVPDYENNRVQKFTTEGEYITEWGASGPENEQLNFGPLALDVDLQGNVYVADGNRIQIYTSDGVYIKTIALWFTPASVFVDKDGNIYMGESQYNFVFKYDSNGNYLGFIGGTGNGDGFLDAPKGVAVDGKGFVYVVEAGNNRIQKFKPFAYGISSPTVGCSGNFSVKVQNYINPTPGVIGLDVCLKYDPAIMTAKSTYTIGKVVNAGKASWAVANLNISTPGEIKATIYYTSSAPATTSFKGIGDIITFDFSLKSNIQPQASPLTSCGITESNMNNGGYVEYPVHEGSLYVSTNQFTSKLYYAGTYVPMGTSTVAGSYYNVTRIYPGFNCRSTNVAPVKPDTSGVFTIPFTNGEIVFERDIRGSYEDSIGLPSIMSVINGNDVVLASNFIVGKTLPNFYQLVAADVNLDGRVTAGDLTLMTRRYLLKIGEFPQLWNYNGYVPNENRELSKDWLFIDDSSVVKYSNYSIKNVPSIPNCIQPLNVCPTTKDKYRGILLGDVDGSWAVANKAQRRAFQNETEVLFNLAEATYTGGGAFSVPVYVSADDDISSVDFSIDVDSTVSILKVTSDTPDLIFDKNVYGRSLLVGSYVSDGYIVDSKVFSVSLKINDGQKLNENLFGGFNAYINGTPVSSKIGTAGITTGIVENNSITDFHVYPNPTKGAFTVELKNADLANELVVYNVLGIEVARFSSLKGNSINEFDLSELKAGVYQLKLVGDNFNRVNQLVIEE, from the coding sequence ATGAAAAAACTATTTTTACAGATTGTGCTATTGTTTTATTGTATTACGACATGGGCGCAACAGCCATTTCAGTATGTATCCAAATGGGGAGTTACCGGCTCTGAAGCTGGGCAGTTTAGACAGCCAAGGGAATTGCTGGTAGATAGGGATGGGAATATTGTGGTTTTAGATGTAAATAACTTCAGAGTTCAAAAATTTACACCTGAAGGCGAATTCTTGTCTCAATTTGGACGGGGTGGCGAAGGCCCGGGAATGTTGAATGGCCCTACTGGTATTGCTGTGAACAGTAAAGGGGAAATTTATATTTCAGATAATTTTAATCATAGAATACAGAAGTTTATTCCTTCCGGAGGATTTGCTTCGATGTGGGGTAGTGAGGGTACTGGTAAAGGACAGTTTAAAAATATCGGAGATCTGGCAATAGATAAGTTTGATAATGTGTATGTACCGGATTATGAAAATAACCGTGTTCAGAAATTCACTACAGAGGGTGAATATATCACAGAATGGGGAGCGTCTGGTCCTGAAAATGAACAGTTGAATTTTGGTCCACTAGCATTGGATGTAGACTTGCAAGGGAATGTATATGTAGCTGATGGGAATCGAATTCAGATATATACTTCAGATGGTGTTTATATTAAAACAATTGCTTTATGGTTCACTCCTGCGAGTGTATTCGTTGATAAGGACGGAAATATTTATATGGGAGAGTCTCAGTATAATTTTGTTTTTAAATATGATTCAAATGGGAATTACCTCGGCTTCATTGGCGGTACAGGTAATGGCGATGGGTTTTTAGATGCACCCAAAGGGGTAGCTGTGGATGGCAAAGGCTTTGTTTATGTTGTGGAAGCGGGCAATAATAGAATACAAAAGTTTAAACCATTTGCATATGGTATTTCAAGTCCTACTGTTGGCTGTTCCGGAAATTTCTCTGTGAAGGTTCAAAATTACATTAATCCGACTCCTGGTGTAATTGGTTTAGATGTTTGCCTGAAATATGATCCTGCTATCATGACGGCAAAGTCTACCTACACAATTGGTAAAGTAGTAAATGCTGGAAAGGCTTCGTGGGCAGTTGCAAATCTCAATATATCAACCCCGGGTGAAATTAAAGCTACCATTTATTATACTTCAAGTGCTCCTGCAACCACAAGCTTTAAAGGCATTGGAGATATCATCACATTTGATTTTAGTCTGAAATCAAACATACAACCACAAGCAAGCCCTCTTACTTCATGTGGTATTACAGAAAGTAATATGAATAACGGAGGGTATGTTGAATATCCTGTCCATGAAGGAAGTTTGTATGTTTCTACAAATCAGTTTACAAGTAAGTTGTATTATGCGGGTACCTATGTTCCTATGGGGACCTCAACAGTTGCTGGCTCTTATTATAATGTTACCAGAATTTATCCTGGTTTTAATTGTAGAAGCACCAATGTCGCTCCTGTGAAACCAGATACAAGCGGCGTGTTCACAATTCCGTTTACCAATGGCGAAATTGTATTTGAGCGAGATATCAGAGGTTCATATGAAGATAGCATAGGGCTTCCTTCTATTATGTCTGTTATTAATGGAAATGATGTTGTCCTTGCTTCTAATTTTATTGTTGGAAAAACTTTACCAAATTTTTATCAGCTCGTTGCTGCAGATGTGAATCTTGATGGAAGAGTTACAGCTGGTGATTTAACGTTAATGACAAGACGTTATTTGTTAAAAATAGGAGAGTTTCCACAACTATGGAATTATAATGGGTATGTACCAAATGAGAATAGAGAACTGTCAAAAGACTGGCTTTTTATTGATGATAGTTCAGTTGTGAAATATTCAAATTATAGTATTAAAAATGTACCTTCAATACCAAATTGTATTCAACCTCTGAATGTATGTCCCACGACAAAGGACAAATATAGAGGAATATTGCTGGGAGATGTGGATGGAAGCTGGGCTGTTGCAAATAAAGCGCAAAGAAGGGCATTTCAGAATGAAACAGAAGTTTTATTTAATCTTGCAGAAGCCACTTATACAGGTGGAGGTGCCTTTTCAGTACCTGTTTATGTTTCAGCAGATGATGATATTTCATCAGTAGATTTTTCGATTGATGTTGATAGTACTGTATCTATTTTGAAAGTAACATCTGATACTCCCGATTTGATTTTTGATAAAAACGTTTATGGGCGAAGCCTTTTAGTGGGGTCATATGTTTCTGACGGATATATTGTAGATAGCAAAGTTTTTTCAGTAAGTCTAAAAATTAATGATGGTCAGAAGTTAAATGAAAATCTCTTTGGTGGTTTTAATGCATATATCAATGGTACTCCGGTTTCTTCAAAAATCGGCACTGCAGGAATTACTACAGGTATTGTTGAAAATAATAGTATTACAGATTTTCATGTTTATCCTAATCCGACTAAAGGTGCATTCACTGTAGAACTTAAGAATGCAGACCTCGCAAATGAACTGGTTGTTTATAATGTGTTAGGTATTGAGGTTGCAAGGTTTTCAAGTCTTAAAGGTAATTCTATAAATGAATTTGATCTTTCAGAATTAAAAGCAGGAGTATATCAGTTAAAGCTGGTAGGGGATAATTTTAATAGAGTAAATCAACTTGTGATAGAGGAATAG
- a CDS encoding CapA family protein, with protein MENTCTIRFMGDVMIGRNVNLKISESGYEYPWGDVLPLLRQEGVNIINLEAAITTSKRPVNKVFNFKADPDKINTLKVANIHVANIANNHIGDYGIDGLEETIRILDHHSIGHAGAGINIAQAKKPIIIKENNIKIGIIGCTDNEPSWRANLHPGTFFITVDDPEELESEVVKLRSEVDVLIISIHWGPNMEIEPNKRQIEFAHRLIDLGVDIIHGHSAHIFQGIEIYKGKIILYDTGDFIDDYVVNELLRNDRSFLFECIIKNKKLSEFKLRPVIIQNMQVCLAIGHNKEYAIARMQYLSSVFGTRITDEGEVVL; from the coding sequence ATGGAAAATACTTGCACCATCAGGTTCATGGGCGATGTAATGATTGGAAGAAATGTTAATCTTAAGATTTCTGAATCAGGATATGAATATCCATGGGGAGATGTTTTACCTCTGCTCAGACAGGAGGGAGTAAATATTATAAACCTTGAAGCAGCTATTACCACATCTAAACGGCCTGTCAATAAAGTATTCAACTTCAAAGCCGACCCTGACAAAATTAATACCCTTAAAGTTGCCAATATCCATGTTGCTAATATTGCCAATAATCATATTGGTGATTATGGAATAGACGGATTGGAAGAAACCATTCGGATCCTTGATCATCATTCCATTGGTCACGCAGGTGCTGGAATAAATATAGCTCAAGCCAAAAAGCCCATAATTATTAAAGAAAACAACATTAAGATAGGAATCATAGGTTGTACTGACAATGAACCATCATGGAGAGCTAACCTTCATCCAGGTACATTTTTTATAACAGTTGATGATCCGGAAGAATTGGAATCTGAAGTGGTAAAATTAAGAAGCGAAGTAGATGTATTGATTATATCGATTCATTGGGGACCAAATATGGAGATAGAACCCAACAAAAGACAAATTGAGTTTGCTCACAGACTTATAGATCTTGGTGTAGATATTATCCATGGACATAGCGCACACATCTTTCAGGGAATTGAGATATACAAAGGAAAGATAATACTATACGATACAGGGGATTTTATTGATGATTACGTTGTAAATGAGCTACTAAGAAACGATAGGTCATTTTTATTTGAATGCATAATAAAAAACAAGAAGTTAAGTGAATTTAAATTAAGACCTGTTATTATTCAAAACATGCAGGTCTGTCTTGCTATCGGTCATAACAAAGAATATGCAATTGCCAGGATGCAATATCTTTCATCGGTATTTGGGACTAGAATAACTGATGAAGGAGAAGTGGTACTATGA
- a CDS encoding c-type cytochrome, with the protein MTVAVSAFAIIVTLFCFYIVKEKRQSKQFNCGVVEEQPVCGNYLRQISSGVEFNKTGEQLFTNNCRACHSIHDVVVGPALKDVGKRRPKKWLYKFINKSNAVIKSGDPYAVELYNKYAKTEMKEFNFTKAEIDSILEYIDGYSHQGY; encoded by the coding sequence ATGACAGTTGCAGTATCAGCTTTTGCGATTATTGTAACATTGTTCTGTTTTTATATTGTAAAAGAAAAGAGGCAGTCAAAACAGTTTAATTGCGGTGTTGTTGAAGAGCAACCTGTCTGTGGAAATTATTTAAGACAGATAAGCAGTGGTGTAGAATTTAATAAAACAGGAGAGCAGTTATTTACTAATAATTGTAGAGCTTGTCATAGTATTCACGATGTTGTTGTAGGACCAGCTTTAAAAGATGTTGGAAAAAGAAGACCTAAGAAATGGCTTTATAAGTTTATTAATAAGTCAAATGCGGTTATTAAGTCCGGAGATCCTTATGCTGTAGAGCTATACAATAAATATGCTAAAACAGAAATGAAAGAGTTTAATTTCACAAAAGCAGAGATAGATTCAATACTTGAATATATTGATGGATATTCTCATCAGGGTTATTAG